One genomic segment of Rhinopithecus roxellana isolate Shanxi Qingling chromosome 6, ASM756505v1, whole genome shotgun sequence includes these proteins:
- the LOC115891987 gene encoding LOW QUALITY PROTEIN: transmembrane protein 130-like (The sequence of the model RefSeq protein was modified relative to this genomic sequence to represent the inferred CDS: inserted 1 base in 1 codon) encodes MARAVWSRLGRILWLSCLLPWAPAGVAAGLYELNLTTDSPATTGAEVTISASLVAKDNSSLALPADTHLYRFHWIHTPLVLTGKTEKGLSSTIHVVGHVPGDFPVSVWVTAADCWMCQPVARGFVVLPITEFLVGDLVVTQNTSLPWPSSYLTKTVLKVSFLLHDPSNFLKTAVFLYSWDFGDGTQMVTEDSVVYYNYSIIGTFTVKLKVVAEWEEVKPDATKGVMQKTGDFSASLKLQDTLRGIQVLGPTLIQTFQKMTVTLNFLGSPPLTVCWRLKPECLPLEEGECHPVSVASTAYNLTHTFRDPGDYCFSIRAENVISKTHQYHRIQVWPSRIQPAVFAFPCATLITVMLAFIMYMTLRNATQQKDMVEVADFDFSPMSDKNPEPPSGVXCCCQMCCGPFLLETPSEYLEIVRENHGLLPPLYKSVKTYTV; translated from the exons GCTTGTATGAACTCAATCTCACCACCGATAGCCCTGCCACCACGGGAGCGGAGGTGACTATCTCGGCCAGCCTGGTGGCCAAGGACAACAGCAGCCTGGCCCTGCCTGCCGACACCCACCTCTACCGCTTCCACTGGATCCACACCCCGCTGGTGCTCACTGGCAAGACGGAGAAGGGTCTCAGCTCCACCATCCATGTGGTCGGCCATGTGCCTGGGGACTTCCCAGTCTCCGTCTGGGTCACTGCTGCTGACTGCTGGATGTGCCAGCCCGTGGCCAGGGGCTTCGTGGTCCTCCCCATCACAG AGTTCCTCGTTGGGGACCTCGTTGTCACCCAGAACACCTCCTTGCCCTGGCCCAGCTCCTATCTCACTAAGACCGTCCTGAAAGTCTCCTTCCTTCTCCACGACCCGAGCAACTTCCTCAAGACCGCCGTGTTTCTCTACAGCTGGGACTTTGGGGACGG GACCCAGATGGTGACTGAAGACTCCGTGGTCTATTATAACTATTCCATCATCGGGACCTTCACCGTGAAGCTCAAAGTGGTGGCAGAGTGGGAAGAGGTGAAGCCGGATGCCACGAAGGGTGTGATGCAGAAGACCGGGGACTTCTCCGCCTCGCTGAAGCTGCAGG ACACCCTTCGAGGCATCCAAGTCTTGGGGCCTACCCTAATTCAGACCTTCCAAAAGATGACCGTGACCTTGAACTTCCTGGGGAG CCCTCCTCTGACCGTGTGCTGGCGTCTCAAGCCTGAGTGCCTCCCGCTGGAGGAAGGGGAGTGCCACCCTGTGTCCGTAGCCAGCACAGCGTACAACCTGACCCACACCTTCAGGGACCCTGGGGACTACTGTTTCAGCATCCGGGCCGAGAATGTCATCAGCAAGACGCATCAGTACCACAGGATCCAGGTGTGGCCCTCCA GAATCCAGCCGGCTGTCTTTGCTTTCCCATGTGCTACACTTATCACTGTGATGTTGGCCTTCATCATGTACATGACCCTGCGGAATGCCACTCAGCAAAAGGATATGGTGGAG GTGGCTGATTTTGACTTTTCCCCCATGTCTGACAAGAACCCGGAGCCACCCTCTGGGG AGTGCTGCTGCCAGATGTGCTGTGGGCCCTTCTTGCTGGAGACTCCATCTGAGTACCTGGAAATTGTTCGCGAGAACCATGGGCTGCTCCCACCCCTCTATAAGTCTGTCAAAACTTACACTGTGTGA